The nucleotide sequence GTGCTCGTAACTATGTCGCCAAAGTGGCAAAAATTATTCATGACGCTAGGTATTTTTATCGCGGTGTTTTTGGTCCGATTCGCCTTGCCGATCGTGATTGTTATGCTGACTGCTGGTTTAGACTTTGGGCGCGTAGTACACCTGGCGCTCAATGATACCCACGCCTACGAACACGAACTAGCGAAGGCTGAGCCGGTGATTAGTGCGTTTGGTGGAACCTTCTTGATCATGATCGCGCTTAGTTATTTTATTGACTACGAGAAGAAAACCCACTGGCTAAAATTCCTTGAAGCTAAGCTTGGGCGTTTAGGGAAGTTCGATAATATTACCGTTTTCTTGATGCTGTTAACCTCAATTGTGCTGTTTCTGACAGTTGACCCTAAATACCAAACGGCAGTGCTGATCGCCGCAATTGCTGCTATGACGTTGCACATTGGATTGTCGTTACTTGAAGCGATGTTTGAAAAGAACAAAAAAGCTGCCTTATCTTCTGGGCTAAAGGTGGGTGGCGCGGCCTTTGCAGCTTTCATGTACCTCGAAATTCTTGATGCCTCATTCTCGCTCGATGGTGTAATTGGTGCCTTCGCAATTACCAGCAGCATCGTACTTATTATGGCGGGTCTTGGTGCCGGTGCAGTGTGGGTGCGGGCCATGACGATTCATCTGGTGCGCGCCAAAACGCTGTCAAAATATGTATTCCTCGAACACGGAGCACACTGGGCGATCGCCTTCTTAGGGGCTATTATGCTACTGAAGCTATATCATATTGAACTGCCCGAGTGGATTGTTGGCACCCTGGGCATTGGCTTTATCGCGGTGGCAATTTGGTGGAGTAGAGTGAACGCCAATAAAGTAAAAGCTACAAAATAGAATTAAATAGTATTTAAAAACCTCCCGAGCAACCTTTTCAAAAAGGTACCCGGGAGGCTAGGGTGTATCAGGAAGATACGCCTATGTTCGTTAACGGTTGAGGGAGGTGGTTTCAAACTGACTCGTTGGCTGAGCCAGGCTGCGGATGGCGCGGAGGTCGATCACCAGCAGCCCAACTCCTGCGAACAGGAAGGCCAGGCTGTAGATGTTGAAGCCGAACCACAGCACTAGCGTGATGCTGATCGAGATCAGTGCCACCTTGTTGTACAGTCGGTGCTTGACGGCAGCAGCCAACACGGCCGTCCGTCGGAACGGCGTCTTCTTGAGCGATCGAAGGTAGTACCACATCAGCCCAGCTCCGCCAAGGGCGAGGGGAAGGATACTTGCCAGCGGATAGATAAGGTTCACCATATGAATCGCCCCGAACAGCAAACAGCTCATAGCTCGCTGCCGAAGGTTCCAGTTTTCGGCGCCCTCACGGAAGGCCTGCTCTTCGTACACGGCAGCCTTGCTGAAGAAGCCGTAGGTGTACATCGACAGTGACGACTTCTGTGCCGGCTTCCGCTTCCGGATGCGCGAAGTGACGACGACCGTAGCCATCACCAACGCAATGGCGATTGGCGTAGAAAGCCCCAGCCACTGTGTCAGGGCCAGGTAGCCGCTGACGACCGAGTACTTCATCCAGGGGAGCAGCTGCAGCTGCAGCTGCGCCAGAAAAATGAAGGCCCCAACCGCAGGCGCAGCCCACAGGTAGTCGGTCCACTTGAAGTGCCGCCGGATGTCCCCAAAGCCGAAGACGATGTGCCGCTCCGGCTGCTTCGGCATCAACCTCATAAGCGTGCCGCTGTACCACCCGCGCGGTCGTTCGAACTCATCTGGCGTCTCCCGGCTCTGCCACAGAGCATCTTCGAGTGCCTGAATGACGTGGTCGGCATCAAATTTTCCGTCGCTGTTGTAATCCCAGTGATGCGCGGTCTCGATGAATGCTGCCAGTTTGCCGTTATTGACGGCCGAGGCGTGACTGCATACCAAGTAGAGGCGCGAATCAGCAGATTCGAGACCGGCTTCCAGTTCACCGGTGTAGTCCGGGTCGAGGAAGATCTGAACCGTTGGCTGCTCGGGTGTCTTTGTGTCGAGGATGACCCTAGCCAGCTTCGGAATAACGAATTCCTGATGAGACATATTTGTCTCCCTTGTCAACTTGTAAAAGTGCGAACAATGTTTTATATAATATCACAAAATTTTGTTATAGCAAGTTTTCAATTAGAACCGCTCGAAAAGAAATATTTTTGAAAGTGATTGCTAGCATTTGGCCTCGATTTATGTTATTATTAGCCTTAAAGGATTGCCCAAAAATAAAGATGGGCTTATTTTTATGAAAGACGCAGCACAGATTCGAAATATTGCCATTATTGCCCACGTTGACCACGGTAAAACCACCCTGGTAGACGGCTTATTAAAGCAAAGCAACACCTTCCGTGAAAACCAGGCCGAAATGAGCCAAGACCTGATTATGGATAGCGGTGACCAAGAACGCCAGCGCGGCATCACTATTACTGCCAAACAAACCACAATCTACTGGAATGACTACAAAATAAATATTATTGATACCCCGGGGCACGCTGATTTTTCTGGTGAAGTTGAACGAACACTTAATATGGCCGATGGCGTGCTGCTAATTGTCGACGCGCAAGAAGGCCCCATGCCGCAAACAAAATTTGTGCTCACAAAAGCCCTACAACTGGGCTTGAAGCCAGTGGTGGTGATTAATAAAATTGATAAACCTTCGCGTCGGATTGACGAAGTTGAAGACGAAATCGCTAATCTATTCCTTGAACTCGCAGTTGAT is from Verrucomicrobiia bacterium and encodes:
- a CDS encoding DUF475 domain-containing protein gives rise to the protein MTQDILTFKDLFKIYWFATTVTLAIWVASFMWGGMGALFTVIVLTLLETTFSADNAVVNSKVLVTMSPKWQKLFMTLGIFIAVFLVRFALPIVIVMLTAGLDFGRVVHLALNDTHAYEHELAKAEPVISAFGGTFLIMIALSYFIDYEKKTHWLKFLEAKLGRLGKFDNITVFLMLLTSIVLFLTVDPKYQTAVLIAAIAAMTLHIGLSLLEAMFEKNKKAALSSGLKVGGAAFAAFMYLEILDASFSLDGVIGAFAITSSIVLIMAGLGAGAVWVRAMTIHLVRAKTLSKYVFLEHGAHWAIAFLGAIMLLKLYHIELPEWIVGTLGIGFIAVAIWWSRVNANKVKATK